In a genomic window of Sutcliffiella sp. FSL R7-0096:
- the trmL gene encoding tRNA (uridine(34)/cytosine(34)/5-carboxymethylaminomethyluridine(34)-2'-O)-methyltransferase TrmL, translated as MTIVGLHVVLYQPEIPANTGNIARTCAATNTTLHLIRPLGFSTDDKMLKRAGLDYWEFVNVVYYDSLDELFEKNEGAEFFYITKFGMKPHTSFDYSKLDKDYFFVFGRETTGLPKDLIQNNLDQCLRLPMTTNVRSLNLSNTAAILIYEALRQQEYPNLSLEFPEE; from the coding sequence GTGACGATTGTGGGATTACATGTGGTATTATATCAACCAGAGATTCCGGCTAATACAGGTAATATTGCTAGGACTTGTGCAGCAACGAATACGACGCTTCATTTAATCAGACCGCTCGGCTTTTCGACGGATGATAAGATGTTGAAGCGTGCGGGGTTAGATTATTGGGAATTTGTCAATGTGGTTTATTATGATTCGTTGGATGAGCTGTTTGAAAAAAATGAAGGGGCGGAGTTTTTCTATATTACGAAGTTCGGGATGAAGCCGCACACCTCATTTGATTATAGTAAGCTGGATAAGGATTATTTCTTTGTTTTCGGAAGGGAGACGACTGGTTTACCTAAAGATTTGATCCAGAATAATTTGGACCAGTGCTTGCGTTTGCCGATGACGACAAATGTAAGGTCTCTGAATCTGTCCAACACGGCCGCGATCTTAATATATGAAGCGTTACGTCAACAGGAGTATCCGAATCTTTCTTTGGAGTTCCCTGAAGAATAA
- a CDS encoding PrkA family serine protein kinase, whose translation MDILRKIEKYREEEQRLKWEGTFGQYLEILKEEPWVAQSAHSRVYNMIKDAGVEEVNGQRKYNFFSNALFGLEEALERLVEEYFHPAAKRLDVRKRILLLMGPVSGGKSTLVTILKRGLEQYTHTDRGAVYAIKGCPMHEDPLHLIPHHLRDDFYNEYGVRIEGNLSPLNMMRLEKEYGGRIEDVLVERIFLSENQRVGIGTFSPSDPKSQDIADLTGSIDFSTIAEFGSESDPRAYRFDGELNKANRGMMEFQEMLKCDEKFLWHLLSLTQEGNFKAGRFALISADELIVAHTNETEYRSFISNKKNEALHSRIIVMPVPYNLRLSEEERIYEKMINESDVANVHIAPHTLRVAAMFTILTRLKEAKRGDIDLVKKMRLYDGESVEGFNSVDVQELKKEYADEGMSGIDPRYVINRISSTIIRKEIPSINALDVLRSLKEGLDQHASISNEDRERFLNFISVARKEYDNIAKKEVQKAFVYSYEESAKTLMDNYLDNVEAYCNKAKLRDPLTGEEMSADEKLMRSIEEQIGISENAKKAFREEILIRISAYARKGKRFDYNSHERLREAIQKKLFADLKDVVKITTSSKTPDETQLKKINEVVARLIDEHGYNSTSANDLLRYVGSLLNR comes from the coding sequence ATGGATATTTTACGTAAAATTGAAAAGTATCGGGAAGAAGAACAGAGGCTGAAGTGGGAAGGAACCTTCGGGCAGTACTTGGAGATTTTGAAAGAAGAACCATGGGTAGCTCAATCCGCACATTCACGGGTTTACAATATGATTAAAGATGCTGGGGTAGAAGAGGTCAATGGGCAGCGGAAGTATAATTTCTTTAGCAATGCCCTTTTTGGTTTAGAAGAAGCATTGGAGCGGTTGGTGGAGGAGTATTTCCATCCTGCTGCGAAAAGGTTGGATGTCAGAAAGAGGATTTTGTTATTAATGGGTCCGGTCAGTGGGGGGAAATCCACACTGGTTACGATTCTCAAGCGCGGTCTTGAACAGTACACCCATACAGATAGAGGGGCAGTATATGCCATTAAGGGTTGTCCGATGCATGAGGATCCGCTTCATTTAATACCCCACCATTTGAGAGATGATTTTTACAATGAGTATGGAGTTAGAATTGAAGGGAATCTGTCACCATTAAATATGATGAGGCTTGAAAAAGAATATGGAGGCAGGATTGAGGATGTGCTTGTGGAACGTATTTTCCTGTCAGAGAACCAGCGTGTCGGGATTGGGACATTCAGCCCATCCGATCCGAAATCGCAGGATATTGCGGATTTGACCGGAAGCATAGACTTCTCGACCATTGCGGAGTTCGGCTCTGAGTCAGATCCTCGTGCATACCGTTTTGACGGGGAGCTGAACAAGGCGAACCGTGGGATGATGGAGTTCCAGGAAATGCTGAAATGTGATGAAAAGTTCCTGTGGCATCTATTATCCTTAACGCAGGAAGGGAACTTCAAAGCGGGTCGATTCGCGTTGATCAGTGCGGATGAGCTCATTGTCGCGCATACGAATGAAACGGAATATCGCTCCTTTATTTCCAATAAAAAGAATGAGGCCTTGCATTCGCGGATCATCGTGATGCCGGTTCCATATAATCTAAGACTTTCTGAGGAAGAAAGAATTTATGAAAAAATGATTAATGAGAGTGATGTGGCAAATGTGCATATTGCGCCGCATACGCTTAGGGTCGCTGCGATGTTCACGATTCTCACGAGACTCAAGGAAGCCAAACGTGGCGATATCGACCTTGTGAAGAAAATGCGCCTGTATGATGGGGAGTCTGTGGAAGGTTTCAACTCTGTGGATGTTCAGGAGCTCAAGAAAGAGTATGCTGATGAAGGGATGAGCGGAATTGATCCTCGTTATGTGATCAACCGGATTTCGTCCACCATCATTCGTAAAGAGATCCCTTCCATCAATGCCCTTGATGTCCTGCGTTCTTTAAAAGAAGGGCTGGATCAACACGCATCCATATCTAATGAAGATAGAGAAAGGTTCTTAAACTTCATTTCGGTAGCGAGAAAAGAATATGATAATATTGCCAAGAAAGAAGTCCAGAAAGCATTTGTATATTCCTATGAAGAGTCTGCGAAAACTCTGATGGATAACTACCTGGATAATGTCGAGGCTTATTGCAATAAGGCGAAACTAAGGGACCCTCTCACTGGGGAAGAAATGAGTGCCGATGAGAAACTGATGCGTTCCATTGAAGAGCAGATCGGTATTTCTGAAAACGCGAAGAAGGCTTTCCGCGAAGAGATTTTAATCAGGATTTCCGCTTATGCGCGCAAAGGGAAGCGATTTGACTACAACTCCCATGAGCGCTTAAGAGAAGCAATACAGAAGAAGCTGTTTGCAGATCTGAAAGATGTTGTGAAGATCACGACCTCTTCCAAAACTCCGGATGAAACACAGCTGAAGAAAATAAATGAAGTGGTGGCCCGCTTGATTGATGAGCATGGCTATAACTCTACTTCGGCAAACGACCTATTAAGATATGTAGGTAGCTTATTGAATAGATAA
- the yhbH gene encoding sporulation protein YhbH, whose product MTMSDDTNFVVSKEDWSLHRKGHDDQKRHQEKVQEAIKNNLPDLITEENIVMSNGREVVKIPIRSLDEYRIRYNYDKNKHVGQGDGDSQVGDVVARDGSGQQKGPGKGQGAGDQAGEDYYEAEVSLMDLEAALFNQLELPNLQQKERDENIIEHYEFNDIRRTGLMGNIDKKRTMMSAYKRNAMTGTASFHPIYQEDLKFKTWNEVVKPDSKAVVLMMMDTSGSMGMWEKYMARSFFFWMTRFLRTKYETVDIEFIAHHTEAKVVSEEDFFSKGESGGTICSSAYRKALELIDTKYNPTRFNIYPFHFSDGDNLTSDNQRCVKLVGELMKVSNMFGYGEVNQYNRHSTLMSAYKNVSDEKFRHYILKQKPDVFHAMKEFFKKEQNKKFA is encoded by the coding sequence ATGACAATGTCAGATGATACGAATTTTGTAGTGTCCAAAGAGGATTGGTCCCTCCATCGAAAAGGCCACGACGACCAAAAACGCCATCAGGAAAAGGTCCAGGAGGCTATCAAAAATAACTTACCAGATCTTATTACTGAAGAGAACATTGTAATGTCCAATGGCAGAGAGGTCGTAAAGATTCCAATCAGGTCTTTAGATGAATACAGAATTCGTTATAATTATGACAAGAACAAGCATGTTGGCCAAGGAGATGGAGACAGTCAGGTCGGGGATGTTGTAGCCAGGGACGGGTCGGGTCAGCAGAAGGGGCCAGGTAAGGGGCAAGGAGCTGGAGATCAGGCCGGGGAGGACTATTATGAGGCGGAAGTTTCTCTGATGGATCTTGAAGCGGCATTGTTCAATCAGCTTGAACTGCCAAACCTGCAGCAAAAAGAGCGCGATGAGAATATCATCGAGCATTATGAATTTAACGATATCAGACGCACAGGTCTTATGGGGAATATAGATAAAAAACGTACGATGATGTCCGCCTATAAGCGGAACGCGATGACAGGTACGGCAAGCTTTCATCCGATCTATCAGGAGGACCTCAAGTTCAAGACGTGGAACGAAGTGGTAAAGCCTGATTCCAAAGCGGTTGTTCTGATGATGATGGATACGAGTGGATCGATGGGAATGTGGGAGAAATATATGGCACGGAGCTTCTTTTTCTGGATGACACGATTCCTTAGAACAAAGTATGAAACAGTGGATATCGAGTTTATTGCCCATCACACAGAGGCGAAGGTAGTCAGTGAAGAGGACTTTTTTTCTAAAGGGGAAAGCGGAGGAACGATTTGTTCATCCGCGTACCGAAAGGCACTGGAGCTAATTGATACGAAATACAATCCAACGCGTTTCAACATTTATCCATTTCACTTCTCGGATGGTGATAATCTGACTTCTGACAATCAGCGCTGTGTTAAATTGGTTGGAGAACTGATGAAGGTTTCCAATATGTTCGGGTATGGGGAAGTAAATCAATATAACAGACACTCTACATTGATGTCGGCATATAAGAATGTCAGTGATGAGAAGTTCAGGCATTACATTTTGAAACAAAAACCGGATGTATTTCATGCAATGAAGGAGTTTTTCAAGAAGGAGCAAAACAAAAAATTTGCTTGA